One window from the genome of Lacerta agilis isolate rLacAgi1 chromosome 18, rLacAgi1.pri, whole genome shotgun sequence encodes:
- the LOC117039747 gene encoding LOW QUALITY PROTEIN: polypyrimidine tract-binding protein 1-like (The sequence of the model RefSeq protein was modified relative to this genomic sequence to represent the inferred CDS: inserted 1 base in 1 codon), with the protein MDGIVQDITVGTKRGSDELFSTCVTNGPFIMSSNSASAGMLLGSLHRVLLDSWELNDASLFGANGNDSKKFKGDSRTAGIPSRVIHIRKLPSDVTEAEVISLGLPFGKVTNLLMLKGKNQAFIEMNTEEAANTMVSYYTTVTPVLRSQAIYIQFSXHKELKTDNSPNQARAQAALQAVNSVQSGNLALSATAAAVDAGMAMAGQSPVLRIIVENLFYPVTLDVLHQIFSKFGTVLKIITFTKNNQFQALLQYADPMSAQHAKLSLDGQNIYNACCTLRIDFSKLTSLNVKYNNDKSRDYTRPDLPSGDSQPSLDQTMAAAFGAPGIISANPYTGAGFPPAFAIPQAAGLSVPNVHGALAPLGIPSAAAAAAAAGRISIPGLSGAGNSVLLVSNLNAEVSGSLVIKSSSVQLFKYLIYI; encoded by the exons CATTGTCCAAGATATAACAGTTGGTACAAAG cGGGGATCTGACGAACTTTTCTCTACTTGTGTCACTAACGGACCTTTTATCATGAGCAGCAACTCTGCTTCTGCAG GCATGCTGCTAGGATCACTACACAGGGTGCTTCTTGACAGCTGGGAACTGAATGATGCCTCTTTATTCGGGG CCAATGGAAACGACAGCAAGAAGTTCAAAGGTGACAGCAGAACTGCAGGAATCCCGTCGCGAGTGATCCACATCCGCAAGCTGCCCAGTGACGTCACGGAAGCCGAAGTGATTTCCTTGGGGCTGCCTTTTGGCAAGGTCACTAACCTACTGATGTTGAAAGGGAAGAATCAG GCTTTCATAGAAATGAACACGGAGGAAGCAGCTAACACCATGGTTAGCTACTACACCACAGTAACTCCTGTCCTTCGGAGCCAGGCCATCTACATCCAGTTCT ACCACAAAGAGCTGAAGACGGACAACTCTCCAAACCAGGCG CGCGCTCAGGCAGCCCTGCAAGCGGTGAACTCCGTGCAGTCCGGGAACCTCGCGCTGTCTGCCACCGCTGCAGCTGTGGATGCTGGGATGGCCATGGCTGGGCAGAGCCCGGTCCTGAGGATCATTGTGGAAAACCTCTTTTATCCCGTCACCCTGGATGTCCTGCATCAG ATTTTCTCCAAGTTTGGCACCGTGCTGAAAATAATCACCTTCACAAAGAACAACCAGTTCCAGGCGCTGTTGCAGTATGCGGACCCGATGAGCGCCCAGCACGCCAAATTG tctCTCGACGGACAAAACATCTACAACGCTTGCTGCACACTCCGCATTGACTTCTCAAAGCTCACCAGCCTCAACGTGAAGTACAACAACGACAAGAGCAGGGACTATACCCGGCCAGATCTGCCTTCTGGAGACAGCCAGCCCTCCCTCGACCAGACCATGGCAGCTGCTTTCG gtgCTCCGGGGATTATTTCTGCCAATCCTTACACAGGGGCCGGCTTCCCGCCCGCTTTTGCGATTCCTCAAGCTGCAG GCCTCTCAGTCCCCAATGTACACGGAGCTCTTGCTCCTTTGGGTATCCCGTCAGCAGCGGCCGCAGCGGCAGCCGCAGGGCGGATTTCGATTCCCGGCCTTTCCGGGGCCGGGAACTCCGTCCTGCTGGTTAGCAATTTGAACGCCGAGGTTAGTGGAAGCCTTGTAATAAAATCTTCTTCTGTCCAACTTTTTaaatatctcatatatata